The following proteins come from a genomic window of Acinetobacter sp. SAAs474:
- a CDS encoding gamma carbonic anhydrase family protein translates to MQKNIRPYLDHYPQIETGCYIDDMAVVIGEVSLAKNVSVWPFAVIRADVNHIVIGQNCNVQDHAMLHVSHKNDRKPEGSPLIIGENVTIGHHVKLHGCHIGDRVLIGIGSIVLDDVVIENDVMIGAGSLVPPRKRLESGYLYVGSPVQQVRPLTDQEKTFLTYSAHHYVKVAHQHGLNNQ, encoded by the coding sequence ATGCAAAAAAATATTCGCCCTTATTTAGATCACTACCCTCAAATTGAAACAGGTTGCTATATTGATGATATGGCGGTTGTGATTGGTGAAGTAAGCCTAGCAAAAAATGTCTCTGTTTGGCCTTTTGCTGTCATTCGTGCAGATGTTAATCACATTGTGATTGGTCAAAATTGTAATGTTCAAGACCATGCCATGTTACATGTCAGCCATAAAAATGACCGTAAACCAGAAGGTTCACCGTTAATTATTGGTGAAAATGTTACTATTGGTCATCATGTTAAATTGCATGGCTGCCATATTGGGGATCGTGTCCTGATTGGCATTGGTAGTATTGTGTTAGATGATGTCGTAATTGAAAATGATGTGATGATTGGCGCAGGAAGCCTAGTACCACCACGTAAACGTCTAGAAAGTGGTTATCTCTATGTGGGCAGCCCAGTACAACAAGTACGTCCGTTAACCGATCAAGAAAAAACCTTCCTAACCTATTCGGCACATCATTACGTTAAAGTTGCCCATCAACATGGTTTAAACAATCAATAA
- a CDS encoding aspartate aminotransferase family protein gives MNNITLAPVQTDQPSHLMPVFGRQPISFVRGRGAYLYTADGTEYLDALTGIAVCGLGHSHPAITEAIAEQAATLIHTSNLFEVPWQTAAAQKLAEVAGMEEVFFSNSGAESNEGAIKIARKFGHMQGITHPKIIVADHSFHGRTLATLSATGNSKVQEGFAPLVEGFIRVPFGDIQAIEEAAIQHPDIVAILVEPIQGEGGVNTAPQGFRYLEEIRQLCNQHHWLMMLDEVQTGNGRTGQYFAYQHTNIVPDVLTTAKGLGNGFPIGAVMTQGRGVGILTAGNHGSTYSGTALGSRIVYTVIDTLQKENLVEHAAQIGTYLVEQFKCKLADHHVIVRGFGLMIGIELPKPCAELVAIARDKHHLIINVTANSVIRLLPPLNMTQQQADVLVERIVELVKNFLAE, from the coding sequence ATGAATAACATTACCCTTGCCCCTGTGCAAACTGATCAACCCTCTCACTTGATGCCAGTCTTTGGTCGTCAGCCGATCAGCTTTGTCCGAGGCCGAGGTGCTTATCTTTATACTGCAGATGGTACAGAATATTTAGATGCACTCACAGGTATTGCAGTATGTGGTTTAGGCCATTCACACCCTGCAATTACAGAAGCTATTGCTGAACAAGCAGCAACCCTCATCCATACCAGTAATTTATTTGAAGTTCCTTGGCAAACTGCAGCAGCACAAAAATTGGCAGAAGTGGCTGGAATGGAAGAAGTTTTCTTCTCTAACAGTGGTGCCGAATCAAATGAAGGTGCAATTAAAATTGCACGTAAATTTGGTCATATGCAAGGCATTACACACCCTAAAATTATTGTTGCAGACCATTCGTTCCATGGACGTACCTTAGCCACACTTTCTGCTACAGGTAATTCAAAAGTACAAGAAGGCTTTGCACCTTTAGTCGAAGGTTTTATTCGTGTACCTTTTGGTGATATTCAGGCTATTGAAGAAGCTGCGATTCAACACCCAGATATCGTTGCCATTCTGGTTGAACCTATTCAAGGTGAAGGTGGTGTCAATACAGCACCTCAAGGCTTTCGTTATCTCGAAGAAATTCGCCAACTCTGTAATCAACATCACTGGTTAATGATGCTTGATGAAGTACAGACTGGAAATGGTCGTACTGGTCAATATTTTGCCTATCAGCATACCAATATTGTGCCAGATGTACTCACTACAGCAAAAGGTTTAGGGAATGGCTTCCCGATTGGTGCAGTGATGACTCAAGGTCGCGGTGTGGGTATCTTAACAGCAGGTAATCATGGTTCTACTTATAGTGGAACAGCACTTGGTTCACGTATTGTTTATACCGTTATCGATACTTTGCAAAAAGAAAATCTGGTTGAACATGCCGCACAAATAGGAACATACTTAGTCGAACAGTTTAAATGCAAACTTGCTGATCACCATGTTATTGTTCGTGGTTTTGGTTTAATGATTGGGATTGAATTGCCAAAACCATGCGCTGAATTAGTTGCTATTGCCCGTGATAAGCATCATTTAATTATCAATGTCACCGCCAATTCAGTCATTCGTTTATTACCGCCATTGAATATGACACAGCAACAAGCAGATGTTCTGGTAGAGCGTATCGTTGAATTGGTGAAGAATTTTCTTGCTGAGTAA
- a CDS encoding ATP-binding protein, with amino-acid sequence MTQKLDQVHSSLSAKTTNQNQASSQNQLISAFEQPEIHSTLMHTQLKPEQLTHIPNLANIPTSTKKIKALNDFLGQDRARASVEAGIALPYSGYNIFAVGTAGLGKRTMIKRLLQQQAKHMPTPADWVYVYNFQHPRQPIALQLPTGQAAKFQTQLHQTWKTIIQQLERRFTAESYHNRIDSIRQHAGDEQQLALIELTKEGEDLDLKLIARNDEHCFIPVHIKNNKIHEMSQEDLNALSAQDRAEITSNLRHMNKKLERLGLHLGHLEDDARDQVQVLNRDIATQVVMPRIQTVLNKFAEVQGLTTYLKDYAEDIINNVEIILEQEEDDFTPGLFSKVPSRYQANIMVSHKANSGAPVIFEDFPTHYNLLGHVEQLTQHGTITTDFTLIRSGALHQANGGFLILEAEQLLEQPYAWQGLKRAIKSGQLKLSSLEHMLTLTGSISIEPSPIPLNIKVILLAEPEIYYEMLELEPDLGSIFKIRADFTDTLQRNENNEQAYMQLIADYVQSDKLLPFDRSALAALLTDSSRQAEDQSSLSLHALTLGDLIREAHHHALQAEHKTVSEAHINLALDHRKYRLGYLRELYWQDISRGTQLIETRGYRLGQVNALSVIHYADVEFGLPSRLTASVYQGGGDILDIERSVELGGALHAKGVLLMSSFLKAHFGRSQILHFSAALAFEQSYGQVDGDSATVAELSALISAISQLPIDQSWAITGSMNQLGQVQPVGGVNAKIEGFFDACKLQGLTGQQGVIIPRQNMQHLMLRKDVINSVTQGQFHIHAIDTIDQALEILMARPVGKMDKKGRYSKNSIFAAVMAQLEYWQAIEDGEIIEEKPKKKSKKKSKKKHKEQPADPKTTVDDTLLPLSTD; translated from the coding sequence GTGACGCAAAAACTCGATCAAGTTCATTCTTCTTTATCTGCCAAAACGACCAATCAAAACCAAGCTTCATCTCAAAACCAGTTGATTTCCGCTTTTGAACAACCAGAAATTCATAGCACATTAATGCATACACAATTAAAACCAGAACAACTCACACATATTCCCAACTTGGCCAATATTCCGACCTCGACCAAGAAAATTAAAGCATTGAATGACTTTCTGGGACAGGATCGTGCACGTGCATCAGTCGAAGCAGGTATCGCACTGCCTTATTCTGGCTATAATATTTTTGCAGTGGGTACTGCTGGTTTAGGAAAGCGCACCATGATCAAGCGCCTACTACAACAACAGGCTAAGCATATGCCAACGCCGGCAGATTGGGTCTATGTCTATAATTTTCAGCATCCTCGACAACCTATTGCCTTACAGCTTCCTACAGGACAAGCTGCCAAATTTCAAACTCAGCTACATCAAACTTGGAAAACGATTATTCAGCAACTTGAGCGTCGTTTCACTGCAGAAAGCTATCATAATCGTATTGATTCTATTCGCCAACATGCTGGAGATGAGCAACAACTGGCCTTAATTGAACTGACCAAAGAGGGAGAAGATCTCGATTTAAAATTGATTGCCAGAAATGATGAACATTGTTTTATTCCAGTTCATATTAAAAATAATAAAATTCATGAAATGAGCCAAGAAGATCTTAATGCGCTCAGTGCACAAGATCGTGCAGAAATTACCAGCAACCTACGACATATGAATAAAAAGCTGGAGCGTTTAGGGTTACATTTAGGGCATTTAGAAGATGATGCCCGTGATCAAGTTCAAGTGTTAAATCGTGATATTGCAACACAAGTCGTGATGCCTCGTATCCAGACTGTATTAAATAAGTTTGCTGAAGTACAAGGTTTAACCACATATTTAAAAGACTATGCAGAAGATATTATCAATAATGTTGAAATCATTCTGGAACAAGAAGAGGATGATTTTACACCGGGCTTGTTTAGCAAAGTGCCCTCACGCTATCAAGCCAATATTATGGTGTCACATAAAGCCAATAGCGGTGCACCTGTTATCTTTGAAGACTTCCCAACACACTATAATTTATTGGGACATGTCGAACAATTAACACAACATGGCACTATTACCACAGATTTCACACTGATCCGTTCAGGTGCCTTACATCAAGCCAATGGTGGATTTCTTATTTTAGAAGCAGAACAGCTTCTTGAGCAACCTTATGCATGGCAAGGTTTAAAGCGCGCCATTAAATCTGGACAACTCAAACTGTCTTCACTAGAGCATATGCTAACCCTTACAGGAAGTATTTCAATTGAGCCTTCACCTATTCCGCTCAATATTAAAGTTATCCTGTTGGCAGAACCAGAAATCTATTATGAAATGTTAGAACTGGAACCTGATCTGGGCAGTATTTTTAAAATTCGTGCCGATTTTACCGATACACTACAACGTAATGAAAACAATGAACAAGCGTATATGCAGCTCATCGCAGATTATGTTCAATCTGACAAACTTTTACCTTTTGATCGCAGTGCATTGGCTGCGCTATTGACTGATTCTAGTCGTCAGGCAGAAGATCAAAGTTCATTATCCTTACATGCCTTAACACTCGGTGACTTGATTCGTGAAGCACATCATCATGCGCTACAAGCTGAGCATAAAACCGTTAGCGAAGCCCATATTAATCTAGCACTGGATCATCGCAAATATCGCCTAGGTTATTTAAGAGAGCTGTATTGGCAAGATATTTCTCGCGGTACACAACTGATTGAAACACGTGGCTATCGTTTAGGTCAGGTAAATGCTTTATCTGTCATTCATTATGCTGATGTTGAATTTGGCTTACCATCACGTTTGACTGCCTCTGTCTACCAAGGCGGTGGAGATATTCTGGATATTGAACGCAGTGTTGAATTAGGTGGTGCATTACATGCCAAAGGCGTACTGTTAATGTCAAGCTTTCTCAAAGCACATTTTGGTCGATCACAAATTTTACATTTTTCTGCCGCATTGGCATTTGAACAGAGCTATGGTCAAGTCGATGGAGATAGTGCAACTGTGGCAGAACTATCTGCTTTAATTTCAGCCATTAGCCAACTTCCTATTGATCAGTCATGGGCCATTACAGGTTCAATGAACCAATTGGGGCAAGTCCAACCTGTTGGTGGTGTGAACGCCAAAATCGAAGGTTTTTTTGATGCTTGTAAATTACAGGGATTAACAGGCCAGCAAGGTGTAATTATTCCGCGACAAAATATGCAACATCTGATGCTACGTAAAGATGTGATTAACAGTGTCACGCAAGGTCAATTCCATATTCATGCCATTGATACCATTGATCAAGCCCTTGAAATTCTCATGGCGCGCCCTGTCGGTAAAATGGATAAAAAAGGTCGTTATAGCAAAAACTCTATTTTTGCGGCAGTTATGGCACAACTTGAATATTGGCAAGCCATAGAAGATGGTGAAATAATCGAAGAAAAACCGAAGAAAAAAAGCAAAAAGAAAAGCAAGAAAAAACACAAGGAGCAACCAGCCGATCCAAAAACGACTGTGGATGACACGCTATTGCCATTATCTACAGATTGA
- the hflD gene encoding high frequency lysogenization protein HflD: protein MAELPFQQSQTLNTRQNRALALAAVFQATQLTHMTAIAGRQSIGDSGNFYYEQLIKASLNIRPSSNQNCQTLDFFHQLSDVALGLKTLESCITQPFTSTPKSKLPKFNQTKLPMSYAMALLQLEKKVYSNAKFVEIIEQSQQKILKQLSFFDHNYLHPSIIANLAQTYVDTAGQINPRIMVRGNAEAFKDSAHTNRIRASLFTGLQFAHLWRQLGGSSWGFIFSKRKLLHDIQNLARLQYQVF from the coding sequence ATGGCAGAGTTACCGTTTCAACAATCTCAAACGCTAAATACTCGCCAAAATCGTGCTTTGGCATTGGCAGCTGTGTTTCAGGCGACACAGCTGACCCATATGACCGCCATTGCAGGACGACAGAGTATTGGTGATAGCGGTAATTTTTACTATGAACAGCTCATTAAAGCCAGTTTAAATATCCGACCAAGCTCAAATCAAAACTGCCAGACTTTAGATTTTTTTCATCAACTATCTGATGTCGCATTAGGCTTAAAGACCTTAGAGAGTTGTATTACTCAGCCATTTACCAGTACGCCAAAATCTAAACTGCCCAAATTTAATCAAACCAAACTCCCCATGTCTTATGCGATGGCACTGTTACAACTTGAAAAGAAAGTCTATAGCAATGCCAAATTTGTTGAGATCATTGAGCAATCTCAACAAAAAATATTAAAACAACTGTCTTTTTTTGATCATAATTACTTGCATCCCAGCATTATTGCCAATTTAGCACAGACCTATGTAGATACTGCTGGACAAATTAATCCACGTATCATGGTTCGCGGTAATGCAGAAGCATTTAAAGACTCTGCCCATACCAATCGCATTCGTGCCAGTCTATTCACTGGATTACAATTTGCCCATTTATGGCGACAATTGGGGGGTAGCTCATGGGGATTTATTTTTAGTAAACGTAAATTACTGCACGATATTCAAAATCTTGCTCGTTTACAGTATCAGGTATTTTAA
- a CDS encoding MCR_0457 family protein: protein MKIKSQLFTLLSALTLSLSFTQIAQANDDNLDVTPEQQTTAQEFAALYVLSDICPKMVSNPEKFSTGFTTLLTEYLPNEKNPVQALNKMVTAANFKAILQEAESDAQRAGKEKNLEICEELTTYKK, encoded by the coding sequence ATGAAAATCAAGTCTCAACTCTTCACATTACTTTCTGCACTCACCTTAAGCCTTTCATTTACGCAGATCGCACAGGCCAATGATGATAATCTTGATGTAACTCCTGAACAACAAACAACAGCACAAGAATTTGCCGCACTCTATGTGCTTTCAGATATTTGTCCTAAAATGGTCAGTAATCCTGAAAAATTTAGTACAGGTTTTACTACTTTACTGACTGAATATTTACCCAATGAAAAAAACCCAGTACAAGCCTTAAATAAAATGGTTACGGCAGCGAATTTTAAAGCTATTTTACAAGAAGCAGAAAGTGATGCTCAGCGTGCTGGAAAAGAAAAAAATTTAGAGATTTGCGAAGAATTGACCACTTACAAGAAATAA
- a CDS encoding LysR family transcriptional regulator produces the protein MLDQLRAMGVFACVVEKSSFSGAARELGITTSAVSQQIRSLENDMEVTLLHRSTRKLSLTEAGQAFFHSCQEMLAAAERGKIRINELRDDLVGDLRIATTPELGANHLILALSHWMAAHRGLSVHIEADNQYIDLIEGRIDIALRMSPKIEDSNVSIVPLVHVEQVLVASPSYLNQSSPISSPDDLRNHDLIPLSLMKNQSNFTFKHVNSHDTISVELNSRFSTNNVMVAKAFCMHSHGITSAAYLDVQKDLLSGSLVEVLPEWRLPPFTLYALTSKHEQQPMKINRCLDALKQYFCQLPGGRIYQEAS, from the coding sequence ATGTTAGATCAACTTCGTGCAATGGGTGTATTTGCCTGCGTAGTTGAAAAAAGTTCGTTTAGTGGCGCTGCACGTGAACTCGGTATCACAACCAGTGCGGTTAGCCAGCAGATTCGTTCTTTAGAAAATGATATGGAGGTGACACTTCTACATCGTTCTACAAGAAAGTTGAGTTTGACAGAAGCCGGACAAGCTTTTTTTCACAGTTGCCAAGAAATGTTAGCCGCAGCTGAGCGTGGTAAAATTCGTATTAATGAATTACGTGATGATTTGGTTGGGGATTTACGTATTGCAACAACGCCAGAGCTTGGTGCAAATCACTTAATTTTGGCACTCTCACATTGGATGGCTGCTCATCGAGGTTTGTCTGTTCATATTGAGGCAGATAATCAATATATAGACTTGATTGAAGGTCGTATTGATATTGCGTTAAGAATGAGTCCAAAAATAGAGGATAGCAATGTCAGCATTGTACCTTTGGTACACGTAGAGCAGGTATTGGTTGCATCCCCAAGTTATTTGAATCAGTCATCACCAATTTCTAGTCCTGACGATCTTAGAAATCATGATTTGATTCCATTAAGTTTAATGAAGAATCAGTCGAATTTTACGTTTAAACACGTCAATAGTCATGACACGATTAGCGTTGAGTTAAATTCCCGTTTTTCAACCAATAATGTTATGGTTGCTAAAGCCTTTTGTATGCATAGTCATGGGATTACCAGTGCTGCTTATTTAGATGTACAAAAAGATTTACTGAGTGGATCTTTAGTCGAAGTATTACCAGAATGGAGATTGCCTCCATTTACCTTGTATGCTTTAACATCAAAGCATGAGCAACAGCCGATGAAAATTAATCGTTGTTTAGATGCATTAAAGCAATATTTCTGCCAATTGCCAGGTGGTAGAATCTATCAAGAAGCTTCTTAA
- a CDS encoding peptidoglycan DD-metalloendopeptidase family protein, which yields MHLMFNVCCVRPFNLIRTTLISSAVVSTLVITGCASKPQVTSQTRSVTAPNYYTVRSGDTLSLIAARYGLNYLRIAEMNDITPPYRIYVGQSLRLTNTTQSKTTKTQPIQQATQIERQKINLPTQATTAASSTGIKPNNSTTIVNSGSSLKWVKPSNGPIIARFDLANNVKGTRFGGKVGDPVVAAADGQVVYAADGLKEYGNLILIKHANGYITAYAHNNKLLVKSGQNVVAGQKIAEMGASGTTQPMLEFQVRLDGKPINPEKIY from the coding sequence ATGCATTTGATGTTTAATGTATGTTGTGTGAGGCCTTTTAATCTAATCAGAACCACGCTAATCTCATCGGCGGTTGTATCTACTTTAGTGATAACAGGGTGTGCATCAAAACCCCAAGTGACTTCACAAACACGCTCGGTTACGGCACCTAACTATTATACCGTTCGCTCGGGTGATACTTTGAGTCTGATTGCTGCAAGATATGGATTGAATTATCTTAGAATTGCAGAAATGAATGATATTACACCGCCATATCGTATTTATGTTGGACAATCACTACGTTTGACCAATACAACCCAGTCAAAGACAACAAAAACTCAGCCGATTCAACAAGCGACACAAATTGAACGTCAAAAAATTAATTTACCAACGCAAGCGACAACAGCAGCGAGCAGTACTGGTATTAAACCGAACAACAGTACAACCATTGTGAACAGTGGTAGCAGTTTAAAATGGGTGAAGCCATCCAATGGTCCAATTATTGCGCGATTTGATTTGGCAAATAATGTCAAAGGAACACGTTTTGGTGGTAAGGTAGGTGATCCTGTCGTTGCAGCAGCGGATGGTCAGGTCGTATATGCCGCAGATGGTTTAAAAGAATATGGTAACTTAATTTTAATTAAACATGCGAATGGCTACATTACAGCGTATGCGCATAATAATAAACTACTGGTGAAAAGTGGGCAAAATGTTGTAGCAGGACAAAAAATTGCAGAAATGGGTGCTTCGGGTACGACACAACCAATGCTGGAGTTTCAAGTGCGTTTGGATGGTAAGCCCATAAATCCAGAAAAGATTTACTGA
- the dacC gene encoding D-alanyl-D-alanine carboxypeptidase PBP5/6, translating to MTAKSALAALLLVPSFSYAATVLPTPPELNNKAYVLMDYETGQILAAKNENEKLAPASMTKMMTSFIIEQKLLKGELTENEKVRMNESAWCRGSSVESCMYVPLNGTATVLEMLRGIIVQSGNDASKAMAEHIAGNEGTFAHMMNEQAKAMGMNNTQFMNATGMPAEGHYSTAKDMAILAKHIIHDSSKYYPIYSEKEFTFNGIKQGNRNALLYTDPSVDGLKTGHTNEAGYCLTTSSKRGPMRLISVIFGAPNMNARATQTRELLAWGYANFETKNVQAANQVLATAKVWYGKENDVKIGLAENFNVTMPKGKASDIKTQLVVQPKLTAPLKKGQIVGKYVASLDGKVIAEKPLVALESVEEAGFFARMMDYIKQFFSNLFS from the coding sequence ATGACCGCAAAAAGCGCCTTAGCTGCATTATTATTAGTACCGAGCTTTAGCTATGCAGCAACCGTCTTACCCACACCACCAGAACTAAACAATAAAGCCTATGTTCTAATGGACTATGAAACAGGACAAATTCTTGCAGCCAAAAATGAAAATGAAAAACTGGCACCTGCTTCAATGACCAAAATGATGACCAGTTTTATCATTGAACAAAAACTATTAAAAGGTGAACTGACTGAAAACGAAAAAGTCAGAATGAATGAATCCGCATGGTGTCGTGGTAGTAGTGTTGAATCCTGTATGTATGTACCGCTCAATGGTACTGCGACCGTACTTGAAATGCTGCGTGGTATTATTGTGCAATCAGGTAATGATGCATCAAAAGCCATGGCTGAGCACATTGCTGGAAATGAAGGCACCTTTGCACATATGATGAATGAGCAAGCCAAAGCCATGGGGATGAATAATACCCAGTTTATGAATGCAACGGGAATGCCAGCAGAAGGACATTATTCAACTGCCAAAGATATGGCCATTCTTGCCAAACACATTATTCATGACAGCTCAAAATACTATCCGATCTATTCTGAAAAAGAATTCACCTTTAATGGCATAAAACAAGGCAACCGTAATGCATTGCTTTATACTGACCCAAGTGTAGATGGCTTAAAAACTGGCCATACCAATGAAGCTGGATATTGCTTAACCACATCATCTAAACGTGGTCCAATGCGTTTAATTTCAGTGATCTTTGGTGCACCAAACATGAATGCACGTGCAACCCAAACACGTGAATTATTGGCTTGGGGCTACGCAAATTTTGAAACTAAAAATGTACAAGCAGCCAATCAGGTACTTGCAACAGCAAAAGTATGGTATGGCAAAGAAAATGACGTTAAAATTGGCCTCGCAGAAAACTTTAATGTCACCATGCCAAAAGGCAAAGCCAGTGATATTAAAACCCAGTTAGTGGTACAACCAAAATTAACAGCACCATTGAAAAAAGGCCAAATTGTTGGTAAGTATGTCGCTAGCCTAGATGGCAAAGTCATCGCTGAAAAACCACTGGTAGCACTCGAATCTGTAGAAGAAGCTGGTTTCTTCGCACGTATGATGGATTATATTAAACAATTCTTTAGTAATCTTTTTTCATAA
- the mnmA gene encoding tRNA 2-thiouridine(34) synthase MnmA, which yields MQQRVIVGMSGGVDSSVSAALLLQQGYQVEGLFMKNWEEDDGTEYCTAMEDLADAQAVCDKIGIKLHTANFAMEYWDRVFEHFLAEYQAGRTPNPDILCNKEIKFRAFLDHAVHLGADFIATGHYCRRGHSQINSQGETYATLLRGVDQNKDQTYFLHAVHGREINKTLFPVGEIEKPQVRKIAEQLGLATAKKKDSTGICFIGERRFNDFLKQYLPAQPGKIVLADGKEVGDHHGLMYYTLGQRGGIGVGGMKGAEEGAWFVLHKDIEANRLVIGQGHEHPLMQSTILWSEAIDWVAGEQDIPETGFRCTAKTRYRQSDQPCTLFRDPDAPQGVRVEFDQPQRAVTPGQSVVFYTNEICLGGGVIHHTNAPKPDFI from the coding sequence ATGCAACAACGTGTCATCGTCGGTATGTCTGGTGGTGTAGATTCTTCTGTTTCTGCCGCATTACTTCTTCAACAAGGTTATCAAGTTGAAGGCCTATTTATGAAAAACTGGGAGGAAGATGACGGCACGGAATACTGTACAGCAATGGAAGATCTTGCTGATGCACAAGCTGTCTGTGACAAAATTGGTATCAAACTGCATACCGCCAATTTTGCCATGGAATACTGGGATCGCGTATTTGAGCATTTTCTGGCAGAATATCAGGCTGGACGTACCCCCAATCCAGATATTTTATGCAATAAAGAAATTAAGTTTCGAGCTTTTTTAGACCATGCTGTTCATTTAGGTGCAGACTTTATTGCAACAGGGCATTATTGTCGTCGTGGTCATAGCCAGATCAATAGTCAAGGTGAAACTTACGCCACTTTATTACGTGGTGTAGATCAAAATAAAGATCAAACTTATTTTTTACATGCCGTTCATGGACGTGAAATTAATAAAACCTTATTTCCTGTTGGCGAAATTGAAAAACCACAAGTACGTAAAATTGCAGAACAACTTGGCCTAGCAACAGCAAAGAAAAAAGACTCTACTGGCATTTGTTTTATTGGTGAGCGTCGCTTTAACGATTTTTTAAAACAGTATTTACCGGCTCAACCTGGAAAAATTGTACTTGCAGATGGTAAAGAGGTTGGTGATCATCACGGCTTAATGTACTATACGCTCGGACAACGTGGTGGTATTGGTGTCGGTGGCATGAAAGGTGCTGAAGAAGGTGCATGGTTTGTGCTACATAAGGATATTGAAGCCAATCGCTTAGTGATCGGGCAAGGACATGAACATCCGTTGATGCAAAGCACCATTTTATGGAGTGAAGCTATTGATTGGGTTGCTGGTGAACAAGATATTCCTGAAACGGGTTTTCGTTGTACAGCAAAAACACGTTATCGCCAATCAGACCAACCCTGTACATTATTTAGAGACCCTGATGCACCACAGGGTGTGCGTGTTGAATTCGACCAACCTCAACGCGCAGTTACACCAGGACAAAGTGTAGTGTTCTATACAAACGAAATTTGTTTAGGTGGCGGTGTGATTCATCATACTAATGCCCCTAAACCCGATTTTATTTGA
- a CDS encoding NUDIX hydrolase: MSAWTAHVTVATVVEKDGKFLCVEEHTEGVSHTVFNQPAGHVECGETLIQAAIRETLEETGYDVSIESLLGIYSYTPPMFPDRTYYRFCFLAHVLAHHPDACLDDGIIAAVWMTLDEIKISARARSPLVIKALEDALSGQKYPLSLIYEHQNSPLFLNLDA, encoded by the coding sequence ATGTCTGCTTGGACTGCACATGTCACTGTCGCAACAGTCGTAGAAAAAGACGGAAAATTCTTATGTGTTGAAGAACATACAGAAGGTGTGAGTCACACTGTCTTTAATCAACCTGCAGGTCATGTTGAATGTGGAGAAACCTTAATTCAGGCAGCCATTCGTGAAACTCTTGAAGAAACTGGATACGATGTCAGTATTGAGTCACTCCTCGGCATTTATAGCTATACCCCGCCCATGTTTCCTGATCGCACCTACTATCGTTTTTGCTTTTTAGCTCATGTGCTGGCGCATCATCCGGATGCCTGCTTAGATGATGGTATCATTGCTGCAGTATGGATGACTTTAGATGAAATCAAAATATCTGCTCGAGCACGAAGCCCATTGGTCATCAAGGCTCTAGAAGATGCGCTATCTGGTCAAAAATATCCTTTATCGCTCATTTATGAGCATCAAAACTCTCCTTTATTTTTAAATTTGGATGCTTAG
- the grxD gene encoding Grx4 family monothiol glutaredoxin has protein sequence MTEQARDTEALIRDQIAKHAVLLYMKGTPQFPQCGFSARAVEALSQIGRPFAYVNILENPDIRATLPQIANWPTFPQLWINGELIGGSDIMLDMFQKGELKPLVEQYSPAPEA, from the coding sequence ATGACTGAACAAGCACGTGATACTGAAGCGTTAATTCGTGACCAAATTGCTAAACATGCAGTTCTTCTTTATATGAAAGGTACTCCACAATTTCCACAATGTGGTTTCTCTGCGCGTGCAGTAGAGGCACTTAGTCAAATTGGTCGCCCATTTGCTTATGTTAATATTTTGGAAAATCCAGATATTCGTGCAACTTTGCCACAAATTGCAAATTGGCCAACATTTCCACAATTATGGATCAATGGTGAGTTAATTGGTGGAAGTGACATTATGCTCGATATGTTCCAAAAAGGTGAGTTAAAACCTTTGGTTGAACAATATAGCCCAGCACCTGAGGCTTAA